ACTCTTCTGGTAGCGCAGCCTTAAGGCCACATCTACAAAAAGTTGTCCGTTCTACTTTTATTCCTGACCGCGGTGAAGTTGTTGAGTTTAATTGTGCACAGTTGCCAACAAAAATAGAAATTTTTAATACATACGGTGCAAGAGTAAAAAAAATTACAGAACTCACTTACTGGGACGGCAGAGATGAAAACGGTACGATTGTGTCCGCAGGCGTTTATATCTACCAGATACATTTTGGTAAAGAAATAATCTCAGGCAGTTGCGTTGTGGTGAAATGATGACAATTAAAAATTACAAATTAAAAATTAAAAATTGTGGTTTGTTTTTGACATTCATTTTTCATTTTTCATTTTTCATTTTTCATTGCCTCTATGCTTCTTTTTCCGATATAAATATCACAAAAAATGATGGGCTTGCCAAATCAGGTGTCGCATCAATTTCCGATATTTCTGCATCTGTTATCAATCCAGCAGGTATCTCGCTTATTAAAGGAACACAGGTCTCTGTTGAATATCAGAAACTGTTTGTTGGATTGAAAGGTCCGTCTTACGAAGTTGACGGATTCAACAAACTAGATATCTCTAACAGTTTTTTGGGCTTGGCGACATCACTGCCTAAAAATATCGGTGCAGTATCGTTCTATTGGAAATCATTCACAAGTTATAACCAGTATTTGGAAAATGTTTACGCTTTATGCTATGCAAGAAATTTAGAAGAAATATTTTTACGAGAAAAAGAAGAAGAATTCTCAGTTGGCGTTTCGTTAAAATATCTAACTGTTGGATATACCGCAGATGAATACACTCAGGATTTTTTTGATAAATACGGGAATACAGCCAGCGGGTTTTCATCTGACTTGGGCTTGAAGTACTCGCCTGTCAGAGGGTTGGATTTCGGCGTTGCATTCTTGAATATCTATTCATCTGATTTAGGGCTTGTTTATGAAAACAAACCGGAAAAACAGACTTTTTTAGGCGCTTCCTATAAACCAATAAACTATCTGACTGCAACCTGTGCATATTCGTTCAAAGAATCATATCCGTCTCAAAATGTTCATCTTGGTGCTGAATTTGAACTCCTAAGAAAACTTATTACTCTGCGGTCAGGCATTAACCGTGATGAAATAACTACCGGCTGGACATTAAAAGGTGGGAAGTGGGGAAATTTTAATATCAATTACGCATTTGCATATCCGTTCCAGCTCGTTTCCTCCTACGGCTCACATATTCTATCGGTAGTATTTGAACTTCCACCAACTGCAGCAGAAGAACCTGAAACTGTCACACCAGCACCACCAGCTCCCCCAGTCACTGAACAACCTCAGCCAGAACCTGTCCCGACTGAAATTGAGAAACCAGTTGAAGCAGTCCCCCCCCCACCCCTCCCAGAACCACAGGTGCCGAAACCAGTCCCTAAACAAAAAGAATTTACAGAAAAACAGAAGAAAAGAATTATGGAACGACATTATAATAAAGCAATCTGGCATTTGCAACATGGTGAAGATAAACAGGCAATAATAGAGTTTGAAAAAATACTGAAATTAGAACCGAACCATAAACCATCGTTAGTACGGCTTGAGGCAGCAAAAAAACGGACTGATAAAGAACGAATAAAAGAAAAAATAAAACAGCATTGGACACAGGGTGTAAAACTTTACCAGCAGAAACAATTTGATAATGCAAAAAAGGAGTTTGAAGAAATTCTGAAAATAAATCCAGCACACGAACCATCAAAAAAACGGCTGGAACTGATAAAAAAAGAGTTGAAAAAAAGGTAAAAAAGTTGTAAAATGACCCGTTGTATTAAAAACAGGACGCAGATGAACGCAGATGGACACAGATTATATCCTGATTTTTCTGCGTAAATCTGCGTCCAGTTTGCATACGATACGGAATCCGACTATGCTGAACAAATATCTTGTTAGTCAATTTTTATTGCCCGTAATTTGCGGGTTGTTTTCTATCTATTTTTTGTATAACTCTGCTATACAAACCGTTAATATCAGATATATATTCCCGGTTTTTATTTTTTTTCTTTTTATATTGTATTTTTTGTCAGACCAGGTTTTAGCCGGTATTTTTTTTATATTTTATCTGGCTGTCGGCTTTTTAGCACTGATTTTTTCAAACGGGTTTGACAGGATTATCGTACTTCTGGAAATTGGTTATCTGATTGCTATCTTTATACTGGCTGATAGATTTTTGAATACATTTTCAGAAAAATGTGCTATCCTGAAAGAAGAAACCGAAAATCTGCACTCTAAGTTAAACAATGCAGTAAAAACAAGTAAAGAACTTGTAAAAAAAGAAGATGGCTTAAAAATACAACTTGCTAATTATAAATCAATCACAGATATTATCCAGAATGTAAGTGCTACATTTGATACAAAAATAATAGAAACCTCTATTGTTGACTCAATCAAACGATTTATTCCAAAAGGTAGTGTAGAACTCTTTTTCAATAAAAATAACGACCGTATTATCACCGATATTTTTGATAAAAATATAATGCTCAAAATTGACGATATGAACTATTCACAGTACAGAGATACGCCGGTTAATTTCAGATCCTGTATTGCAGTACCATTCATAAATGAAGGGCAAACATTTGCAGTCGCAACAGTAAAATCAGATACCGCATATAATTTTAACGATTCAGATTTGAGAATGCTTTCTGTATTAGCGGATATCTTTTCACTCGGCTATATCAATGCACAACTCTATAAAAAAACAGAAGAACTGGCAATCACTGACGGGCTCACAGGACTTTTTGTCCATTCATATTTTATAGAAATCCTGTCAGGAAATGTGTCCACTGCCAAATATTCAAAAACTAATCTTTCACTGATTATGCTGGATATTGATAATTTTAAGGACTTCAATGATAGATTCGGACATGAAGCCGGCGACGCAGTGCTCAAGTTTGTTGCAGATAGTATCCGTGCCAATACCAGAGAAACGGATATTATCGCCAGATATGGTGGTGAAGAGTTTGTAATACTTTTGCCATATACAAAACTGAACGATGCAAAAGCAATTGCAGAACGAACCCGAAAATGGATTTATACAAAAGAGATAAATTTCAATAATAATATTTTGAAAATAACTGCAAGTTTCGGTGTCTGTGAATATAAATGTAGCCCCGACTTTAGTCAGGGTGAGCGAAGTGAAACAGAAGATTTTATAAATAATTGCGATATAAATTTATACACTGCCAAAAAACGAGGAAAAAACTGTGTGGTATGAAATAATATCAGGAGTTATATGGCTGCTGCCTGTTTTGTTTATTACATTGAAACAACTCAAAGGAAGCCAGATATTTGGATTGTGTTCTATCGGTATTTTTATCTTTATTTTTTGTTTTGTAAAAAGCATTTATTTCTATCATATTTCAGGGATGCTGTTTTTAATTGTAGCAGGTATTGTAAGATATAATTCAGATAAAAAATTCGGTTTGCTGTATTCAGAACATTTAGGAATAAAAGAAAAAATGAATACTGATATTGTGAAAACCGAGAATGAAATAATCGGTCTTACTAAAAATACTGCAGAGGCAGAAAAAAATATCGCTACATATGAGATGTTCTACTCAATCTCCAAAATTCTTGTAAAACAGATAGACTTGAATGAAATAGTAAAGAATATAAAATCAGTAGTATTCTTTTTGAGACCGTTTATAAAGACATTTGAGATTTATACAGGTGAAAATCTACCAAAAAAATGGTCGGGATTTGAAGTGCCTGTTTTGATTGGCGAAGAACGGCTCGGCGTTATCCAACTGGCAGTAGATAAAGAAATAGCAGCTGCGTTTTCATACAATTTTTTAGAAGAGTGCGAAGTAATTTCACATCAGGTGGCACTCGGACTGAAAAGAGCAAGGTTGTATCAACTGGTTTTAGAACGCTCCCGAATTGATGGGCTCACTGGCTTGTATCTCAGACGCTATTTTATTGAACGACTGAAACAGGAGTTTGTGTATTCACGACGGTATGGAACCTTCTTCTCGTTTCTGATAATAGATATTGACCATTTCAAAAAAATTAACGATACCTACGGGCACCTGACTGGTGATAAAATACTTTCTGAACTCGCAACAATTTTTAAATCGGTATTTCATCCTGGAATAATTGTTTCCAGATACGGTGGTGAAGAGTTTGCTGTGGTTGTCGGACTTACTCCAAAAGAAGAAGTAAAACAATTAGCAGAAAAATTGAGAAAAACGGTTGAAGAACATCTTTTTGCTGAAGATATACAAACAACAATAAGTATCGGTATCGCTTACAGACATCAGGCAGAAAGCGAGGATGAAATCATCAGAAAGGCAGACGAGGCACTCTACAGAGCAAAAAATAAAGGTCGGAACAAAGTCGTAGAATACTAAATCACGAATAACACCCGAATGAAAAATATTGATATTCGGGAGATATTTGGGAGGAATTATGTTAAACTCAAAAACGCGTGAGACAGTTGTATCGTATCTTTTTTTAGCACCATTTTTGGCAATTTTTTCTGTGTTCCTTTTGTATCCTGTATTCTATTCGCTGTATCTTTCATTCCGGTCAATCACACCCACTACGGATTTGTTTAACGCTTTTGCAGATATGAAGTTCGTCGGACTAAAAAATTATATCACACTTGTGAATGATTTTGAGTTCTGGTGGTCGTTAGTAACTACGGGTTATTATGCGGTTTTGTATATCCCGCTTTCTATCGGTGTATCGCTCGTGCTTGCAATTATTTTGAATAACCAACTGAAAGGCCATTCTATTTTTAGGTCTGCATATTTTCTGCCGAATGTATTGGATATGTTTGTCGTCGGTATTATCTGGCTTTTTATATATGCACCACATTATGGAATTTTAGACAGAGTTCTTACGCTTTTTAATATTACATACTTTGCTGAGAAAGGTGTTCTGGCAAACGAAAAAACAGCGATGCTCGGCGTGGTAGTTGCGCTGGTTCTGAAAAATGCCGGGTTTGGGATGATACTGTTTCTCGCAGCAATCCAGAATATATCTCAATCCGTTTTTGAGGCTGCGGATATTGATGGTGCTAACGAATGGCAAAAATTCAAACATATAACACTACCACTTGTCAGACCGATTATTTTGTTTCTTGTAATAACAGGCACTATTGTTGCGTTGAATGCGTTCGCAGAAATTTATGCAATGACCAGTGGTGGGCCTGAAATGGTTGTTGCAGGAAAAACAGTCGGTGCAACAAAAGTTTCCGGGTATTATCTTTATAGACAATTTGAACGAATGAATTATGGTGATGCTGCAGCAATTTCGTATTTTCTGTTAGCATTAACGCTGGTTATCTCATATATAAATGCAAAAGTGTTACATAAAAAATATTAAAAAGGCAAGTTAAAGGTATAAATTAAAGGTTAAAATTAAAGGTATAAATTAAAATTACAACCAAATTTTAACCTTTAACCTTTAACCTTTAACCTGCAGTTATGGGGGGTTCTATGCCAAAAGTACAAGGTGAAAAAACAGTGGTGTTTATTAAGCGGTCAATTCTTTATGTAGCAATAACATTAGGAGCGATATTTGTACTGTTCCCGTTTTTCTGGATGGTTTTTGTTGCTATAAAACCGGAAGGTCAGGCGTTTTCGTTGACAATCTCGTTTGCAAAACCGTTATGGAAAAACTTCGTCTCTATTGCAACTGACCCGTCATACCCGTTCTGGAGATTTTTCATAAACAGTTTGATTGTCGCTACAATGGGCGCCGCATTGACGACACTTTTTTGTTCTATGGGTGGTTATGTATTCGCTAAAAAAGATTTCTATCTGAAAGAAATATTATTCTGGTTTTTGCTTTCTACAATGATGATACCGGGAATGATGTTTTTAGTGCCGCAGTTTGCAATCGTCACAAAACTACACTGGATAAATACATACAAAGGAATGGTTATCCCGCATGTAGCAAGTGTATTCGGGATTTTTATGATGCGGCAGTATATTGAAACGATTCCTTCATCCTTGATTGAATCGGCAAAAATTGATGGAGCATCAGAATTACAGATTTTTTTCAGGATTATTATCCCGTTATCGCTTGCAATTACTACAACGCTGTTTTTGTTGACATTCCTGTTTCATTGGTCAAATTTTTTGTGGCATCTTGTTGTGAATACACCGGATTCGCCGAAATTAACTCTGCCCGTCGGGCTCGCACTTTTTAGAGGACAGTATCAGATGGACTGGGAAAAGATGATGGCTGCGAGTTGTTTTACAATAATACCAATAGCAATTCTGTTTCTGTTAGCACAAAAATTCTTTATAGAGGGTTTAACCTCCGGCGCAGTAAAAGAATAAAAAAAATTAAAAAAAGTAGACGGCACTTAAGTACCGTCTACTAAAGGAGAAAACTTTATGGGTAAACTTCAAAGATTTTTGGAGAAAGGAGCGGTATATTTTGTAACAACAAATACAATTGAACGAAACAAAATTTTTAGTGATGAAACCGCAGCAAAATTTCTATTGTTATGTATTGGTTATCACAAATTTATGCTCAATTTTAATTTATTGGGTTATGTAATAATGCTAGACCATTTACATTTATTATTGCAGGTTTTAACTGAAAAATATAGTTTGTCTAATATAATGAAACAAATCAAAGGCAATTTCGCAAGAAAATATAACGAATGGTTATATCAAAGTAGTCGGCACTTAAGTGCCGACTACAAGAAAAGGATTATGAAAAAATCTGGGAACCATATTTACATGCCCGCATGGCAGGAAAAATTTTATGATATTGCGTTACGCGACCCGAAACAGATTCGGGAAAAAATTGAGTATATGCACTGGAATCCCGTCAAGGCAGGGCTTGTTAATCACCCTAAAGAATACGAATTTTCAAGCTATCACCAGTATTACGGTGAAAAAAGAACATGGATACAAATACCGATAGAAAAATTCATTATCTAATACGGCACTTAAATGCCGTCTACATAATTAGATAATTAGATGACTGAAAAATGAAAATATCTAAAATACTGATACCACTTTATATACTATTTTTAGTTTATGTCTTTGTTTTACAGTTTCTTTCTGTCGCATCATTTGTTAAACTGATTTTACTACTTGTTATTATTACGAGTTTTGTCTGGATTATCTTACATTACAAGAAAAAAATATCATCTATTGAAAGAAAATATCATAATATCTTAACAAAGTATTTAGACCCGAAAATTGTAAAACAACTTGTTACAGAGCAAGATGAACTACATTCTGAAACAGAAAAGAGAAGTATTACAATAATGTTTATAGATATTAGGGGATATACAAGTTTGGCAGAGAAAATTCAGCCTGAAAAATTGGTAAAGACACTTAATGAATATTTGGAAGCTATTACAAATATTATTATCAAATTTGGTGGAACTGTTGATAAATTTATAGGAGACGGTATATTATGCTTTTTTGGTAATCCGACTGAATATGCTGACCATCCTTTGCGTGCTATAAAATCTGCATTAGTAATCCAAAACACAATAAAGTCGTTAAATAAACAATGGATAAAAACAGAGCAACCTCTTATTCATCTCGGAATAGGAATAAATACGGGTGAAGTGATAATTGGGAATATCGGTGGGAATGACAGAATGGATTATACAGTTATTGGTGATAATGTGAACATTACTTCACGATTATGCGATATTGCAGAAGCAGAACAGATAATTGTTTCCGAATTAACATATGAAGCAGTAAAAGAAAATGTAGAAGCGAAGGAATTTAATCCTATAAACTTAAAAGGGAAACAAGAACCAATTAAAGTTTATGAAATTTTAAATCTGAAATAATTCGGAGGAAAAATGAAAATTTACAGCTGGTTTTACCTTTTACCTTTTACCTTTTACCTTTTACCTGCCTTCATTGGTTGCGGTAAAGTAACAAAAAAAGAACTCGCTGGAAAAAAAGTTATCACTTTGTGGGAATCGTATAATCACGAGGAGCATCAGGTTTTTCTTGAAATTGTGAAAGAGTTTGAGCAACAGAATCCTGATATAAAAATCAATGTTCAACGAGTGCCTTTTGATGGAATGCGGATGAAACTGATGACATCTATGATAACACATACCGCACCTGATATTGCGCGAGTAGATGTCGCAGACCTGCCACGATTGGTTATTTCAAGGTCGCTTGTTGATTTAACACAATTTGGTGCACTTGAACTTGCAAAAGACCTCGTTCCCGCAGCTGTTAATTCAAACATTTTTGAAGAACGATTTTTTATCAGTGGTTCTACATCATCAGTAAAACATATTTTTGGTATCCCAGACCAGACAACCGGTGTCGCACTTTTTTACAATAAAGAGATGTTTAAAAAAGCGGATATAAAAAAACCACCTGAAACATGGACTGAATTTATAGAAGTGGCAAAAAAATTGACCGCTGACCTCAATAACGACGGCAAAACAGACCAGTTCGGGTTTGCAATGGATAATTCTTTGTGGTGGTCGTTCCCGTTTTATAACACATTCGGTGTAAGATTTTTATCACCTGACGGTAAAAAATGTCTTCTGTCATCTGAAGAAGCAGAAGAATGTTTGCAGTTTCAAGTTGATTTATATCAAAAATACAAAGTTGAAGCAGGTGCATGGCAGTCGGGCGCAGTTGGGCCTGACAAGGGATTCATTAACAAAAAATATGCGATGATTTTTTCAGGACCGTGGAATGTGAAAAAATTCAAGAACTCGGGCATCAATTTCAGCATTGCGCTTATTCCAAAAGGTAAAGCAGGTACTTCAACAAATGTCGGTGGGTCAGATACGGTTGTCTTACGAGAGACAAAGTATCCTCACGAGTGTTATGAGTTTCTGAAATACCTCGTATCAATTCCTGCACAGACAAAATGGTGCAATACACTTGGTCAGATTCCTGTTAACTTAAAAGCATATCCGTATATTGATACTACAAAAAATCCAGAAATAAAGACTTTTATGGAACAAATGAAAACAGCGATTGCCAGACCGCCTGTAATAGATTATGACCAACTTGAATATCTTATGAACCAGGAGATGTATACTGCGCGGGCAGGCAAAAAAACAGTCCAGGAAGCACTTTCAGGCGCAGTCAAAAAAATCAATGAACAGGTCCTCAATTACTAAGTGGTCAAGTGGTCAAGTGGTCAAGTGGTTAGTTGTGTCTTTACTTATCCACTTATCCACTTATTCACTTATCCACTGTCTTCCATATCATACAATCACTGTTGATGGTGATTTATCTGACTGGGCAGATGATGAGGTGTTAATTGATGATTCCGCTGATTTTTCTGAATGGCAGAATAATGAAATCAACAGAGTATATCTCACATGGGATAAAAACAATCTTTATGTTGGAATTGATGGTAAATCCAAAGATACCGGGCTTCTGATTTTTTTTGACTTTAAAGCTGGTGG
The nucleotide sequence above comes from Elusimicrobiota bacterium. Encoded proteins:
- a CDS encoding adenylate/guanylate cyclase domain-containing protein, which gives rise to MKISKILIPLYILFLVYVFVLQFLSVASFVKLILLLVIITSFVWIILHYKKKISSIERKYHNILTKYLDPKIVKQLVTEQDELHSETEKRSITIMFIDIRGYTSLAEKIQPEKLVKTLNEYLEAITNIIIKFGGTVDKFIGDGILCFFGNPTEYADHPLRAIKSALVIQNTIKSLNKQWIKTEQPLIHLGIGINTGEVIIGNIGGNDRMDYTVIGDNVNITSRLCDIAEAEQIIVSELTYEAVKENVEAKEFNPINLKGKQEPIKVYEILNLK
- a CDS encoding sensor domain-containing diguanylate cyclase, which translates into the protein MWYEIISGVIWLLPVLFITLKQLKGSQIFGLCSIGIFIFIFCFVKSIYFYHISGMLFLIVAGIVRYNSDKKFGLLYSEHLGIKEKMNTDIVKTENEIIGLTKNTAEAEKNIATYEMFYSISKILVKQIDLNEIVKNIKSVVFFLRPFIKTFEIYTGENLPKKWSGFEVPVLIGEERLGVIQLAVDKEIAAAFSYNFLEECEVISHQVALGLKRARLYQLVLERSRIDGLTGLYLRRYFIERLKQEFVYSRRYGTFFSFLIIDIDHFKKINDTYGHLTGDKILSELATIFKSVFHPGIIVSRYGGEEFAVVVGLTPKEEVKQLAEKLRKTVEEHLFAEDIQTTISIGIAYRHQAESEDEIIRKADEALYRAKNKGRNKVVEY
- a CDS encoding transposase; translation: MGKLQRFLEKGAVYFVTTNTIERNKIFSDETAAKFLLLCIGYHKFMLNFNLLGYVIMLDHLHLLLQVLTEKYSLSNIMKQIKGNFARKYNEWLYQSSRHLSADYKKRIMKKSGNHIYMPAWQEKFYDIALRDPKQIREKIEYMHWNPVKAGLVNHPKEYEFSSYHQYYGEKRTWIQIPIEKFII
- a CDS encoding sensor domain-containing diguanylate cyclase codes for the protein MDTDYILIFLRKSASSLHTIRNPTMLNKYLVSQFLLPVICGLFSIYFLYNSAIQTVNIRYIFPVFIFFLFILYFLSDQVLAGIFFIFYLAVGFLALIFSNGFDRIIVLLEIGYLIAIFILADRFLNTFSEKCAILKEETENLHSKLNNAVKTSKELVKKEDGLKIQLANYKSITDIIQNVSATFDTKIIETSIVDSIKRFIPKGSVELFFNKNNDRIITDIFDKNIMLKIDDMNYSQYRDTPVNFRSCIAVPFINEGQTFAVATVKSDTAYNFNDSDLRMLSVLADIFSLGYINAQLYKKTEELAITDGLTGLFVHSYFIEILSGNVSTAKYSKTNLSLIMLDIDNFKDFNDRFGHEAGDAVLKFVADSIRANTRETDIIARYGGEEFVILLPYTKLNDAKAIAERTRKWIYTKEINFNNNILKITASFGVCEYKCSPDFSQGERSETEDFINNCDINLYTAKKRGKNCVV
- a CDS encoding sugar ABC transporter permease; protein product: MLNSKTRETVVSYLFLAPFLAIFSVFLLYPVFYSLYLSFRSITPTTDLFNAFADMKFVGLKNYITLVNDFEFWWSLVTTGYYAVLYIPLSIGVSLVLAIILNNQLKGHSIFRSAYFLPNVLDMFVVGIIWLFIYAPHYGILDRVLTLFNITYFAEKGVLANEKTAMLGVVVALVLKNAGFGMILFLAAIQNISQSVFEAADIDGANEWQKFKHITLPLVRPIILFLVITGTIVALNAFAEIYAMTSGGPEMVVAGKTVGATKVSGYYLYRQFERMNYGDAAAISYFLLALTLVISYINAKVLHKKY
- a CDS encoding carbohydrate ABC transporter permease, with translation MPKVQGEKTVVFIKRSILYVAITLGAIFVLFPFFWMVFVAIKPEGQAFSLTISFAKPLWKNFVSIATDPSYPFWRFFINSLIVATMGAALTTLFCSMGGYVFAKKDFYLKEILFWFLLSTMMIPGMMFLVPQFAIVTKLHWINTYKGMVIPHVASVFGIFMMRQYIETIPSSLIESAKIDGASELQIFFRIIIPLSLAITTTLFLLTFLFHWSNFLWHLVVNTPDSPKLTLPVGLALFRGQYQMDWEKMMAASCFTIIPIAILFLLAQKFFIEGLTSGAVKE
- a CDS encoding extracellular solute-binding protein → MKIYSWFYLLPFTFYLLPAFIGCGKVTKKELAGKKVITLWESYNHEEHQVFLEIVKEFEQQNPDIKINVQRVPFDGMRMKLMTSMITHTAPDIARVDVADLPRLVISRSLVDLTQFGALELAKDLVPAAVNSNIFEERFFISGSTSSVKHIFGIPDQTTGVALFYNKEMFKKADIKKPPETWTEFIEVAKKLTADLNNDGKTDQFGFAMDNSLWWSFPFYNTFGVRFLSPDGKKCLLSSEEAEECLQFQVDLYQKYKVEAGAWQSGAVGPDKGFINKKYAMIFSGPWNVKKFKNSGINFSIALIPKGKAGTSTNVGGSDTVVLRETKYPHECYEFLKYLVSIPAQTKWCNTLGQIPVNLKAYPYIDTTKNPEIKTFMEQMKTAIARPPVIDYDQLEYLMNQEMYTARAGKKTVQEALSGAVKKINEQVLNY